The following coding sequences lie in one Eremothecium sinecaudum strain ATCC 58844 chromosome IV, complete sequence genomic window:
- the LYS12 gene encoding homoisocitrate dehydrogenase (Syntenic homolog of Ashbya gossypii ADL214C; Syntenic homolog of Saccharomyces cerevisiae YIL094C (LYS12)), with translation MKSTNMFRASGKLALQLSRHRYVSTKTITVGLIPGDGVGKEVMPSGKQVLQRIGSKHGINFEFIDLKAGWETFLETGTALPIETVDILQNKCQAALFGAVQSPTTKVEGYSSPIVALRKSMDFFANIRPVKSIKGVDSRSVDLVIVRENTEDLYIKKECTYIDPETGTKVAEAVKKISEVATRRIAQAALDICLKREKQYGSATLTVTHKSNVLSESDGLFREVCKSVYDSQKELYGNIKHNEQIIDSMVYKLFKQPESFDVVVAPNLYGDILSDGAAALVGSLGLVPSVNLGPKCVMGEPCHGSAPDIAGQGIANPIAMIRSAALMLNCMGYSEAAKEIDEAVDANLKENKIKTPDLSGTSTTIEVTEDILSRI, from the coding sequence ATGAAGTCTACTAATATGTTTAGAGCTTCTGGGAAACTGGCACTGCAGCTGTCACGTCACCGTTACGTATCTACCAAGACTATTACTGTTGGTTTAATTCCTGGCGATGGCGTTGGAAAAGAGGTAATGCCTTCAGGGAAGCAGGTATTACAACGTATCGGTAGTAAACATGGTATTAACTTCGAATTTATCGATTTAAAGGCAGGCTGGGAGACGTTTTTAGAGACCGGCACTGCGTTACCCATTGAAACAGTAGACATACTGCAAAATAAATGTCAAGCAGCTTTATTTGGAGCTGTTCAGTCTCCTACCACTAAGGTTGAGGGTTACAGCTCACCAATTGTCGCATTACGGAAGAGTATGGATTTTTTTGCCAACATCAGACCTGTGAAATCGATAAAAGGTGTCGATAGTAGATCCGTCGATTTAGTGATAGTCAGAGAAAACACTGAAGATCTCTATATTAAAAAGGAGTGCACTTACATTGATCCAGAAACTGGGACTAAGGTTGCTGAGGCAGTTAAAAAAATATCAGAAGTTGCTACCAGAAGAATTGCGCAAGCTGCCTTAGACATATGTTTAAAAAGGGAAAAGCAGTATGGTTCCGCTACTCTGACCGTTACTCATAAATCTAATGTTTTATCCGAGTCTGACGGACTATTCAGAGAGGTCTGTAAATCGGTTTACGATTCTCAAAAGGAGCTGTATGGAAATATTAAACATAATGAACAGATAATTGATTCTATGGTTTACAAATTGTTTAAACAGCCTGAAAGCTTTGATGTTGTTGTAGCGCCAAACTTGTACGGAGATATTCTATCAGATGGTGCTGCTGCCCTTGTTGGATCCTTGGGACTGGTTCCTAGTGTTAATTTGGGCCCAAAGTGTGTAATGGGAGAGCCCTGCCACGGGTCTGCTCCAGACATTGCAGGACAAGGTATTGCAAACCCTATCGCCATGATTCGGTCCGCAGCATTAATGTTAAACTGCATGGGATATTCAGAAGCTGCAAAAGAGATAGATGAAGCTGTTGACGCGAATTTGAAAGAGAATAAGATTAAAACACCAGATTTATCTGGAACCAGTACAACCATAGAGGTCACAGAAGATATTCTTTCCAGGATCTAG
- the RCM1 gene encoding rRNA (cytosine-C5-)-methyltransferase RCM1 (Syntenic homolog of Ashbya gossypii ADL215W; Syntenic homolog of Saccharomyces cerevisiae YNL022C) has product MEFYRDATWVLEYIEDQLSKNEKVAGSLQAIVVQSCKKYKLKTNPKHIYAIISSYLKVKEHLDLLINKSGILKDIPVKKGKPVYVKGTITLLVYDLLLSKRKRIQMGKHPIKSFVLKHQVRLKGELGKLLVKRKVRSLSELSSGFNEDEKPVCWIRINGIRCKGDYESVIQELEKKFPNRVDHWKDITSGSIYKDEYVPNLYGVHVSDKITSHELYKRGKIIIQDRASCFPVHILNPNPSDVIIDACSAPGNKTTHAASYMYSGEDFTSIKIHAFERNPERAATLRKMIQTAGCEKGVEVHLGDFTKLGVPSHFPEVTGFIVDPSCSGSGIFGRQLMDQVNRSTPAASTTSSGDVDAPDEQETYEEDLEKTTLKNRLAKLSSFQFEIVKHAMSFPNAKKLVYSTCSIHAEENERVVIDLLTDNKVNQYGWRVASMDKVIPTWPRRGFASEFEEIYPPEEAQRLANGCIRAMPREDGGIGFFAVCFERD; this is encoded by the coding sequence ATGGAATTCTATCGTGATGCTACATGGGTGCTAGAGTATATTGAAGATCAATTAAGCAAGAATGAAAAGGTTGCTGGCTCTTTACAGGCCATAGTTGTTCAAAGCtgtaaaaaatacaaacTTAAAACTAATCCTAAGCATATATATGCTATTATCTCCTCTTATTTAAAGGTGAAGGAGCATTTGGATTTGTTAATTAACAAAAGTGGTATTTTAAAAGATATTCCTGTCAAGAAAGGTAAACCTGTGTATGTGAAAGGTACCATTACACTTCTGGTTTATGATCTTTTATTATCCAAAAGAAAGAGGATCCAAATGGGAAAGCATCCTATTAAGTCATTCGTTCTGAAGCACCAGGTTAGGTTGAAGGGTGAACTTGGGAAGCTACTTGTTAAAAGGAAAGTTAGGAGTCTGTCTGAGCTTTCCAGTGGGtttaatgaagatgagAAACCTGTATGCTGGATACGAATCAATGGCATTCGCTGTAAAGGAGACTACGAAAGTGTTATTCAGGAATTAGAAAAGAAATTTCCGAACAGAGTGGACCATTGGAAGGACATAACGTCCGGTAGCATATATAAGGATGAGTATGTGCCAAATCTATATGGTGTTCATGTCTCTGATAAAATTACTTCACACGAGTTGTATAAGCGGGGCAAAATTATCATCCAGGATAGGGCTTCGTGCTTTCCAGTCCATATTCTGAACCCCAATCCTTCTGATGTTATCATCGATGCATGTTCCGCGCCAGGTAATAAGACCACCCATGCAGCGTCCTACATGTATTCTGGAGAGGATTTTACGAGTATTAAGATCCACGCATTTGAAAGAAACCCGGAGCGTGCTGCCACTTTGCGCAAAATGATCCAGACTGCCGGTTGTGAAAAGGGTGTTGAAGTGCATCTCGGGGACTTTACCAAGCTTGGAGTTCCCAGTCACTTTCCTGAAGTTACTGGTTTTATTGTAGATCCAAGTTGCTCCGGTAGTGGCATTTTTGGACGCCAACTTATGGATCAAGTGAATAGATCCACACCAGCTGCTTCGACCACCTCAAGTGGCGATGTTGATGCCCCTGATGAACAGGAAACATATGAAGAAGATCTTGAGAAGACAACACTCAAGAATAGATTGGCGAAGCTTTCTTCGTTCCAATTTGAAATCGTGAAGCATGCGATGAGCTTTCCAAATGCAAAGAAGCTTGTTTATAGCACGTGTTCTATCCATGCAGAAGAAAACGAAAGGGTTGTTATTGATTTACTAACAGACAATAAGGTTAACCAATACGGATGGCGGGTGGCCTCCATGGACAAAGTTATCCCCACCTGGCCTAGGCGTGGGTTTGCTTCTGAATTCGAAGAAATTTACCCTCCAGAAGAAGCGCAGCGCTTGGCCAATGGATGCATAAGAGCAATGCCCAGGGAAGACGGTGGTATTGGCTTCTTTGCAGTGTGTTTTGAGCGTGATTAG
- the HDA1 gene encoding histone deacetylase HDA1 (Syntenic homolog of Ashbya gossypii ADL216C; Syntenic homolog of Saccharomyces cerevisiae YNL021W (HDA1)) encodes MIEAPTLKRKLEEEGDTKEDFKNGDSVESGTNALAQSKRPIIVPPVKPRIHYVPLKTGLCYNVRMRYHAKIYTSYFEYIDPHPEDPRRIYRIYKILAENGLIEDPTLSGVDNIGNLMLKIPAREATEEEILLVHSKEHLEFLKTTNTMNAEQLLKETEAGDSIYFNNDSFVSAKLSCGGAIEACKAVVEGRVKNALAVVRPPGHHAEPEVAGGFCLFSNVAVAAQNILKNYTESVRRVMILDWDIHHGNGTQKAFYNDERVLYVSLHRYELGKYYPGTANGNYDHCGEGSGEGFNCNIPWSCVGVGDAEYMWAFEQIVIPMGREFQPDLVIISSGFDAADGDAIGQCHVSPACYGHMTHMLKSLARGNLCVVLEGGYNLDSIAKSALGVAKVLIGEPPDELPDPLKQPKPEAISTIETVIREQSKYWKCFKGRHGNDGVNWKEPVSDSLMYKNFPLQGAIRKEQLRQLCKEHNFVTLPLLNMDLPRDTILCTPDIHTEDTMVICVHDTPEIWAKRDPLTGYIDPSTSVIVDSMLSIVNWALERKYGVIDINIPQSLFEQDNYSSIISSQEVVMYLWDNYLKFFPKLAKVAFVGVGDAYSGFVHLLGHRDTRSVVKCAISFIDKKQLRPLVPLVNESLGDWYFKNSLVFTSRYHSCWGIDGNDSKKPRRKFGRVLKCEGDGMNNIFEEKLEEATDFILDSFEEWSESE; translated from the coding sequence ATGATTGAAGCTCCAACACTTAAAAGGAAActggaagaagaaggagacACTAAAGAAGATTTTAAAAATGGTGATTCAGTTGAGTCTGGTACAAACGCATTAGCTCAATCTAAACGACCTATAATTGTTCCGCCAGTAAAGCCAAGGATCCATTATGTTCCTTTAAAAACAGGACTTTGCTATAATGTCAGGATGAGGTATCACGCTAAGATTTATACTTCATATTTCGAATATATCGACCCTCACCCTGAAGATCCAAGGCGGATATATCGTATTTATAAGATTTTAGCAGAAAACGGGCTAATTGAAGATCCAACCTTAAGCGGTGTTGATAATATTGGTAATTTGATGCTCAAGATCCCTGCGCGTGAGGCTACAGAGGAGGAAATATTGTTAGTTCATTCTAAAGAGCACCTAGAGTTTCTAAAGACGACTAATACTATGAATGCAGAACAGTTGTTGAAGGAAACAGAAGCCGGGGACAGtatttattttaataatgaTTCGTTTGTGAGCGCCAAGCTTTCGTGCGGTGGTGCAATCGAAGCATGCAAAGCAGTTGTCGAAGGGCGTGTAAAAAATGCTCTAGCTGTAGTTCGGCCTCCTGGACATCATGCAGAGCCAGAAGTTGCAGGAGGGTTCTGTTTATTCAGCAATGTTGCAGTTGCCGCacaaaatatattaaaaaattatACCGAGAGTGTTCGTAGAGTTATGATTTTGGATTGGGATATTCATCATGGTAATGGTACTCAGAAGGCTTTTTATAATGATGAGCGTGTACTATATGTTTCTTTACACAGATATGAGCTAGGAAAGTATTATCCAGGAACTGCAAATGGGAACTATGATCATTGTGGCGAGGGGAGTGGCGAGGGGTTCAACTGTAATATTCCTTGGTCCTGTGTTGGTGTTGGCGATGCTGAATATATGTGGGCTTTTGAACAAATTGTAATCCCAATGGGCCGTGAATTTCAGCCTGACCTTGTAATTATATCTTCTGGTTTTGACGCAGCTGATGGAGATGCAATTGGTCAATGTCATGTTTCTCCTGCCTGCTACGGGCACATGACGCATATGTTGAAGTCTCTTGCTAGAGGAAATTTGTGTGTTGTATTGGAAGGTGGATACAACTTGGATTCTATTGCAAAAAGTGCTCTTGGTGTCGCGAAGGTGCTCATCGGCGAACCGCCAGATGAATTACCTGATCCTTTGAAGCAACCTAAACCGGAAGCAATTAGTACTATTGAAACGGTAATAAGGGAGCAGTCCAAGTACTGGAAGTGCTTTAAGGGCAGACATGGCAACGATGGGGTCAATTGGAAAGAACCTGTATCAGATTCACTGATGTATAAAAATTTCCCATTACAAGGTGCTATCCGTAAGGAACAATTAAGGCAGTTATGCAAGGAGCACAACTTTGTGACGTTGCCTCTATTAAATATGGATCTTCCTCGAGATACTATCTTGTGTACTCCGGATATCCATACCGAGGATACAATGGTGATATGTGTACACGATACCCCTGAGATTTGGGCTAAAAGAGATCCACTAACAGGTTATATCGATCCTTCAACCTCTGTAATTGTTGATTCTATGTTGTCAATTGTAAACTGGGCATTGGAAAGAAAATATGGGGTAATAGATATTAATATTCCTCAATCATTATTCGAGCAGGATAATTACTCTTCGATTATTTCGTCCCAAGAAGTTGTAATGTATTTATGGGATAACTATTTAAAATTCTTCCCCAAATTGGCTAAGGTGGCATTCGTTGGTGTTGGAGATGCTTATAGTGGATTTGTTCATCTGCTAGGTCATAGGGACACTAGAAGCGTTGTTAAATGTGCTATTTCATTTATCGATAAGAAGCAACTGCGCCCGCTGGTACCGCTGGTTAATGAATCTTTAGGTGACTGGtattttaaaaattcaTTAGTTTTTACTAGTAGATACCACTCTTGTTGGGGAATTGATGGTAATGATTCAAAGAAACCAAGAAGAAAATTTGGTAGGGTTTTGAAGTGCGAAGGAGATGGCATGAATAATATCTTCGAGGAGAAGCTGGAGGAAGCAACGGATTTCATTCTGGATTCTTTTGAAGAATGGAGTGAATCCGAATAA
- a CDS encoding Ark/Prk/Nak family serine/threonine-protein kinase (Syntenic homolog of Ashbya gossypii ADL217W; Syntenic homolog of Saccharomyces cerevisiae YIL095W (PRK1) and YNL020C (ARK1)) — translation MNQPTQDMFPSGTRLTVGSHNVQIINYLTSGGFAQIYSCKILSPEIGQACLKRVLVPDKQSLNTLRAEVDAMRALKGHKYVVSYIDSHAAKSPLANGTYEVFLLMEFCSKGGLIDYMNARLQDRLKEFEVLKIMNNVTQGILAMHSLQPPLIHRDIKIENVLIAENGDFKVCDFGSVSGVIRPPRNTYELNYVQHDILKNTTAQYRAPEMIDLYRGYPIDEKTDIWALGVFLYKICYYTTPFEKSGESGILHAKFQFPAHPLYSDRVKNLIGLMLRENPIQRPNICQVLEQVCRIQGIPCPERNFYLDRAMSWQAMNSLTPVVSQAVVPAVNLVNPANPTNSVQSVTPVKAVTPVKAGTPVKAGTPVKAVKATMSVHQPASALTPVHIPYVTPKPDPFEPLKISMAEKEGLTSRVTGKHLQKLANNKSFFSSPNVAGTIESVNPANNGHSGPSKLISANSTSNIRPPFYVDSETQTVDSNEIRPYEFNTSPSLSSLSSREFASSPSPVNNTTDTIRPKLHQENSNIKKDINNNISLSTGDSGAVSYFSNASFKERSAVGNRYSGQSAQARTRNPETKNPVNTINEHGNILSLVPNSAGQISIQERVLELLSKSNQSEAGTGDKNFEEYSIKTGSEATRSALSSNIKPSSGNSPVSVSNVSIRSGPKLPPKKDMQKKSNKATEIKGKKVPPQKPNKPEHLRLKASSKA, via the coding sequence ATGAATCAACCAACTCAGGATATGTTCCCATCTGGGACAAGACTCACAGTTGGTTCACATAATGTACAAATTATAAACTACCTTACTAGTGGAGGATTTGCCCAGATATATTCCTGTAAAATTTTGAGTCCAGAAATAGGCCAGGCATGTTTAAAAAGAGTTCTTGTACCTGATAAGCAAAGCTTAAACACTTTAAGGGCGGAAGTGGACGCCATGAGAGCCTTAAAGGGCCACAAGTACGTTGTTTCATACATAGATTCACATGCTGCGAAATCTCCGCTTGCCAATGGTACATATGAGGTGTTTCTACTAATGGAATTTTGTTCCAAAGGTGGTTTAATTGATTATATGAATGCAAGGTTGCAAGACCGCCTAAAGGAATTCGAAGTGTTGAAAATTATGAACAATGTGACTCAAGGAATTCTAGCTATGCATTCACTACAGCCTCCGCTAATTCACCGTGACATAAAGATTGAAAACGTTCTTATCGCAGAGAATGGGGACTTCAAAGTTTGTGATTTTGGTTCTGTCTCAGGCGTCATTAGGCCGCCAAGAAATACATATGAATTAAACTATGTTCAGCACGACATCCTAAAAAATACAACGGCACAATATAGGGCTCCTGAAATGATAGATTTATATCGCGGCTATCCAATTGATGAAAAAACTGATATTTGGGCATTAGGTGTATTTTTATACAAAATATGTTACTATACTACACCATTTGAGAAGTCCGGTGAATCAGGAATTCTACATGCAAAATTTCAGTTTCCGGCTCACCCTTTGTATAGCGATCGAGTGAAGAATCTAATTGGGTTGATGCTTAGGGAAAATCCTATTCAGAGACCAAATATTTGTCAGGTCTTGGAGCAAGTTTGTCGCATACAAGGAATACCATGTCCAGAACGGAATTTCTATCTTGATAGAGCAATGAGCTGGCAAGCTATGAATTCTTTAACTCCTGTTGTCAGTCAAGCGGTGGTTCCAGCAGTGAACCTGGTAAATCCAGCCAATCCAACCAATTCAGTGCAATCAGTGACACCGGTTAAAGCGGTGACACCAGTTAAAGCAGGTACGCCAGTTAAAGCAGGTACGCCAGTTAAAGCGGTGAAGGCAACAATGTCAGTGCATCAGCCAGCTTCTGCTCTCACCCCAGTCCATATTCCTTATGTTACCCCTAAACCAGACCCGTTTGAGCCGCTAAAGATCTCCATGGCGGAAAAGGAGGGGTTAACATCGCGCGTGACTGGAAAGCATCTTCAGAAGTTGGCGAATAATAAGTCCTTTTTTTCTTCGCCTAATGTTGCTGGTACAATAGAATCTGTGAATCCTGCGAACAATGGACATAGTGGTCCCTCGAAGCTAATATCAGCTAACTCTACTAGCAATATTCGGCCTCCGTTCTATGTTGATTCTGAGACCCAGACTGTTGATAGTAATGAAATCCGTCCATACGAATTTAACACTTCGCCTTCCCTTTCATCGTTATCCTCGCGTGAGTTTGCATCTAGTCCAAGTCCTGTCAACAATACAACTGATACCATACGTCCAAAGCTGCATCAAGAAAATTCCAATATAAAGAAAGATATTAATAACAATATTTCTTTGAGCACTGGCGATAGCGGCGCCGTTTCCTATTTTTCAAATGCATCGTTTAAAGAACGATCTGCCGTTGGTAATAGGTACTCAGGTCAATCTGCCCAAGCTCGAACACGCAATCCTGAAACTAAAAATCCAGTTAATACGATTAATGAACATGGAAATATCTTGTCCCTAGTGCCGAATAGTGCCGGGCAGATATCAATTCAAGAACGAGTACTAGAACTCTTGTCTAAATCTAATCAATCGGAAGCAGGTACAGGAGACAAGAATTTTGAAGAATATTCTATAAAGACGGGATCTGAAGCAACTCGCAGTGCATTGAGTAGTAATATTAAACCAAGTAGTGGGAATTCACCAGTATCTGTTTCTAATGTGTCAATTAGAAGTGGTCCAAAACTTCCACCTAAGAAAGATATGCAGAAGAAAAGTAATAAAGCTACAGAGATAAAAGGTAAGAAAGTGCCGCCACAGAAACCAAATAAACCTGAGCACTTGAGGCTGAAAGCTTCTTCGAAAGCCTAA
- a CDS encoding uncharacterized protein (Syntenic homolog of Ashbya gossypii ADL218C; Syntenic homolog of Saccharomyces cerevisiae YNL035C) produces MSSYKKVSSTSFGSNNWCLKLKPLYAKGLLAGLSNGHVNIIDWQSGKAFQVFKAYENPINDLSVIDGDFDSGNLFAVSSGNNVKVYDVRLNDCVASIQNDQEAPFLSLDSRHGMLVCGTELQGVDAKIHMYDIKKFGIPQRSFIDSHHDDVTDLKFHPTDSNILLSGSTDGYVNIYDLTQPEEEDALHQVINFSSIHSCGWLAPNRIWTLSHMETFSIHELNDKSDYPREPNPVDFGDIRESWNCNYVIDIYPGFIATGKNQEDDSMLQLIPFSNEHVNVESSLVVPNAHGMEVVRDVLVPKLNTSVMYSGGEDGEVVMWKAKAPLNISSEFWDYSKPCNVFEDSIPEVDLTASEEVSNDVVDKVDTSEKISEKKDEKAKRKKETRSKKAKSKEHRYTPY; encoded by the coding sequence ATGTCTTCATATAAAAAGGTTTCATCCACTTCTTTTGGGAGCAACAATTGGTGTTTGAAGCTTAAACCTCTATATGCTAAAGGTTTATTGGCAGGTTTGAGTAATGGTCATGTTAATATTATTGATTGGCAATCAGGCAAGGCATTCCAGGTTTTTAAAGCCTATGAAAATCCAATCAATGATTTAAGTGTTATAGATGGCGACTTTGACAGCGGGAATTTGTTTGCAGTGAGCTCTGGAAATAATGTAAAGGTATATGATGTCAGGTTAAATGATTGTGTTGCATCGATTCAAAATGACCAGGAAGCTCCGTTTTTATCTCTAGATTCACGTCATGGTATGCTAGTATGTGGTACAGAGCTACAGGGTGTAGATGCCAAGATCCACATGTATGATATAAAGAAATTTGGTATTCCACAGCGATCTTTTATTGATTCTCACCACGATGATGTCACTGACCTAAAGTTCCATCCTACAGATTCGAATATCCTTCTAAGCGGATCTACAGACGGCTACGTCAACATCTATGATCTCACACAACCTGAAGAGGAAGACGCTCTCCACCAGGTTATAAACTTCTCAAGTATCCATTCCTGTGGTTGGTTGGCGCCAAACAGGATATGGACTCTCTCACACATGGAGACTTTTTCCATCCATGAATTGAATGATAAATCAGATTACCCAAGGGAACCCAATCCGGTGGACTTTGGGGACATCAGAGAGTCATGGAATTGTAACTATGTTATTGACATTTATCCGGGTTTCATAGCAACTGGTAAGAACCAGGAAGATGACAGTATGCTACAACTAATACCATTTTCCAACGAACATGTCAATGTTGAGAGTTCACTGGTGGTACCTAATGCACATGGCATGGAAGTGGTGCGTGACGTATTGGTTCCTAAGCTGAACACTAGCGTAATGTACTCTGGCGGGGAAGACGGCGAAGTAGTAATGTGGAAGGCAAAAGCGCCATTGAACATATCTTCAGAATTTTGGGACTACTCTAAGCCCTGTAATGTATTTGAGGACAGCATTCCAGAAGTGGACCTCACAGCATCGGAGGAGGTATCAAATGATGTGGTAGATAAGGTTGACACAAGCGAAAAGATTAGCGAAAAGAAAGATGAAAAGGCCAAGAGGAAGAAAGAAACTCGTTCTAAGAAAGCGAAGAGTAAGGAACATAGGTACACTCCTTATTAA
- the BDP1 gene encoding transcription factor TFIIIB subunit BDP1 (Syntenic homolog of Ashbya gossypii ADL219C; Syntenic homolog of Saccharomyces cerevisiae YNL039W (BDP1)) yields the protein MSSIVNKSGVRFTPKVRQRRPASAAPKSAPIPPVLSSSSTLVDGSTEAANDKENNQSLSSDESKTVAVEEEDPLSNTQLAADLDSSQMGTQLSPSITVPETNTQRRRSSRLDSLSCAPALFKSGFMSSQGATASQPIEQQQGRRLSTVSNNGGKKKRLSSISGTDSQFQEIKKRRMSSRSAISRKSGSAQRISVVSRMSTPEVSIASPSDANLKRESTNPLFQRTDDLYVKHTISTLKEIPRNITDEDSSRYMVDEDSFTMADLCKPLLPIGEVSDNFHRAQEATKAKLEARKKRRELRKQAREQFKPLNNLTSEDTAKVKLERKKAAEEILNAEIPEESQHQTIQLKLNADGTMDVDEESTVVDRHRNASYENAQKERLDNNPFDNLYNSSTYGRQRYTEPWTSEELIKFYKALSMWGTDFNLIAQLFPYRTRRQIKAKFINEEKKHSVIIELALRSKLPPNFDQYCNEIQKNIGTVDEFNEKLQQLKVEHEEHLKQIELEKQNAREQDLQQQAYKEKERANHGGRYPGKSRSEQLKAYRKSEIVLGTIDTLKRS from the coding sequence ATGAGTTCAATCGTTAATAAAAGCGGTGTCCGCTTTACTCCTAAGGTCAGACAAAGGCGACCTGCATCTGCTGCTCCGAAGTCAGCTCCAATACCACCAGTGTTGTCTAGCTCATCAACTTTGGTTGATGGATCTACGGAAGCCGCCAATGACAAAGAAAATAATCAATCACTGTCTTCAGATGAAAGTAAAACTGTTGCAGTTGAAGAGGAGGATCCTCTGTCAAATACTCAGTTAGCTGCAGACTTGGATTCTTCTCAGATGGGAACGCAACTGTCTCCATCGATTACAGTACCGGAAACAAACACCCAAAGACGACGTTCCAGTAGGTTGGATTCCTTGTCTTGTGCTCCAGCTTTGTTTAAATCAGGGTTTATGAGTTCTCAGGGAGCTACTGCATCTCAGCCGATTGAACAACAACAAGGTAGGCGCTTGTCTACGGTCTCGAATAATGGTGGGAAGAAAAAGAGACTAAGTAGCATTTCTGGGACGGACTCCCAATTTCAAGAGATTAAGAAACGCAGGATGTCTTCAAGGTCCGCAATTTCACGGAAATCAGGTTCAGCCCAACGTATCAGTGTTGTTTCTCGAATGTCCACCCCCGAAGTGTCTATTGCTTCACCATCGGATGCgaatttgaaaagagaATCAACAAATCCATTATTCCAACGGACTGACGACTTATATGTTAAACATACTATTTCCACGCTGAAAGAAATCCCTAGAAATATAACAGACGAGGACTCTTCAAGGTACATGGTTGACGAGGACAGTTTTACAATGGCCGACCTTTGTAAACCACTGCTGCCTATCGGGGAAGTTTCTGATAACTTCCACCGTGCTCAAGAAGCTACCAAAGCTAAACTAGAAGCGCGTAAAAAAAGGAGAGAGCTTCGAAAACAGGCCAGGGAACAGTTCAAACCTCTGAATAATCTAACCTCTGAAGATACTGCGAAAGTGAAGTTGGAAAGGAAAAAGGCTGCAGAAGAAATCCTAAATGCTGAAATACCAGAGGAAAGCCAACACCAGACTATTCAGTTGAAGCTAAACGCCGACGGTACCATGGACGTCGACGAAGAATCTACCGTTGTTGATCGACACAGAAACGCTTCCTATGAGAACGCTCAGAAAGAAAGGCTAGATAATAACCCTTTCGACAACCTATATAATTCGTCGACATACGGCCGTCAGCGATATACGGAACCCTGGACAAGTGAAGAACTCATCAAGTTCTACAAGGCATTGTCAATGTGGGGAACAGACTTTAATCTAATTGCCCAATTATTCCCATATAGGACAAGGCGTCAAATAAAGGCTAAATTtattaatgaagaaaagaaaCACTCCGTTATAATTGAACTTGCGCTTCGATCCAAGTTACCGCCAAACTTTGACCAATACTGTAACGAAATTCAAAAAAATATCGGTACTGTTGATGAATTTAATGAAAAACTACAACAATTGAAGGTTGAGCATGAAGAGCATTTGAAACAGATTGAGCTTGAGAAGCAGAATGCCCGTGAGCAGGACCTGCAACAACAGGCCTATAAGGAAAAGGAACGCGCAAATCACGGTGGAAGATATCCTGGTAAATCAAGAAGTGAACAACTGAAGGCATACAGGAAATCTGAAATTGTTTTGGGTACAATTGACACTCTGAAAAGAAGCTAA
- the GPI15 gene encoding phosphatidylinositol N-acetylglucosaminyltransferase GPI15 (Syntenic homolog of Ashbya gossypii ADL220C; Syntenic homolog of Saccharomyces cerevisiae YNL038W (GPI15)), with protein sequence MAMKLNVQKDPTGLSISFHARSSRFYYQWLFNFIIWASLQIVGYILICNYFLGMDALFAKIIYSIVTLLLIRAPTIDSFYVFKDYGVQLKTSKGCILLPEFLNCKIFDTTIFIPNDEIVDVVINEGFQGLSVIFYLCVIVKKSKVLKLVFPVCEYT encoded by the coding sequence ATGGCAATGAAACTGAACGTTCAAAAAGATCCTACAGGTCTATCCATAAGTTTTCACGCAAGGTCCTCTAGATTTTATTACCAATGGCTTTTTAACTTCATAATATGGGCCAGTTTACAAATTGTTGGTTATATCCTAATATGTAACTACTTTCTTGGCATGGATGCACTGTTTGcaaaaataatatattCAATCGTGACATTACTACTGATTAGAGCTCCTACAATTGATTCATTCTACGTTTTCAAAGATTATGGTGTGCAACTTAAAACGTCTAAGGGATGTATTCTTCTGCCTGAGTTCTTAAACTGCAAAATATTTGATACTACAATATTTATACCAAATGATGAGATAGTAGATGTTGTAATTAATGAAGGATTCCAAGGTCTCTCAGTTATATTTTATTTATGTGTCATTGTCAAGAAATCGAAGGTACTTAAGTTGGTGTTTCCAGTATGTGAGTATACTTAG